A single region of the Lineus longissimus chromosome 14, tnLinLong1.2, whole genome shotgun sequence genome encodes:
- the LOC135498827 gene encoding uncharacterized protein LOC135498827: protein MARGDGTGKGVNVDKGFLLPNGVLKIIEVVINIAVMACIGTVWGGDLQFVMAIAVIYFLWTLLMFFCFLFCVPDMIGGKKPWNIADLVHDVLAVFGYFVCFIIGCVWAGNARYHVFWYFFSSNLIALAIFTFLNLVAYIISLVFCVLEMQGKPVGGK from the exons ATGGCGCGAGGAGACGGAACAGGGAAGGGAGTTAATGTCGATAAAGGCTTCTTGCTGCCCAATGGAGTCCTGAAAATCATTGAAGTG GTTATCAACATCGCCGTAATGGCATGCATCGGCACCGTGTGGGGCGGCGACCTCCAATTCGTCATGGCCATCGCCGTCATCTACTTCTTATGGACGCTGCTGATGTTCTTTTGTTTTCTCTTCTGCGTCCCAGACATGATTGGCGGGAAAAAACCGTGGAACATTGCT GATCTTGTCCACGATGTTTTGGCAGTGTTTGGTTATTTCGTCTGCTTCATCATCGGCTGTGTGTGGGCAGGAAACGCGAGATATCATgtattttggtattttttctCTAGCAACCTGATTGCCCTTGCA atatttACTTTCTTGAACCTTGTGGCATATATCATCAGCTTAGTGTTCTGCGTGTTGGAGATGCAGGGGAAGCCGGTTGGTGGAAAGTAA
- the LOC135499007 gene encoding uncharacterized protein LOC135499007 isoform X1 produces the protein MDGIRLFALLGVQRTPKQLDRAENSFHYEIMCPVPLPKCLVVFTQGNWAQYTEETVIDISFVEGATTLKRLGRLSSNNRCFHWEKDTETDEAIQTGTNRLKLQMELKGELLSRKKCKTASTTDINENENTQKNLEAASPKNVQSKLTKEEKKRKSIKMDTSPSTDVTMTTGDKKRKSLKSDTPSPKLTSEHKRKMSKSEQSSLENADEKKRKTSRSEMSPPELTPQKRKMTRSRSTRTIQDIWQGSSPDGSDMVDGCIEKPVTAGLFDGKENVPLPSFGGNSSTPSMGLVKMEVESLNEMIRGTVHPINYKRGSHPTHRWGHSLTLIHDNQALLIGGQGDKQQMCKDAVWLFDTDSKKWTSDTPASEGQRPELRMGHSATYDPTVRCVYIYGGSKNKKWFNDVHMLDLDEWKWQLVKASGKAPTRAYHSSTLFRHEMWVFGGIYPRPDPQPDASSAEINIFSPLEESWYTPIVNGTKPAPRSGHSATVIGDQLVIFGGWDFPLCFNDLYILDMSIVEWTKPDCNGTPPSPRSWHSATQLTGDRILFHAGYSGDIALGDTSMFRLDTKTWFTIICDQPMSPRTGHTALCLPYKHENKKKDNVIVFGGGDNEGGYYGNLVELCISFDENISSPKQLDVTMTSLNASVTAANTSLVSVK, from the exons ATGGATGGCATACGTTTGTTTGCATTGTTAGGTGTTCAAAGAACGCCGAAACAATTAGATCG GGCTGAGAACAGTTTCCACTATGAGATCATGTGTCCAGTGCCGCTGCCCAAATGTCTCGTGGTCTTCACCCAAGGAAACTGGGCTCAATACACGGAGGAGACAGTCATTGATATTAGCTTTGTGGAGGGGGCAACCACATTGAAGAGATTGGGCAGGCTGTCTTCAAACAATAG GTGTTTCCATTGGGAGAAAGACACCGAGACTGATGAAGCTATACAGACCGGGACAAATCGCCTCAAGTTACAAATGGAGCTAAAGGGGGAGCTGCTATCAAGGAAGAAATGTAAAACGGCCTCGACAACAGATATCAATGAGAATGAAAATACGCAGAAGAATTTAGAGGCTGCTTCTCCG AAAAATGTGCAATCAAAACTGACCAAGGAAGAGAAGAAGAGAAAGTCTATAAAGATGGACACATCGCCATCAACAGacgttaccatgacaacgggAGATAAAAAACGTAAATCCCTCAAATCAGATACGCCATCCCCAAAGCTTACGTCCGAACACAAACGCAAAATGTCTAAATCTGAACAGTCGTCGTTGGAAAATGCAGATGAGAAAAAGCGGAAAACTTCACGATCTGAAATGTCGCCACCGGAATTGACACCACAGAAGCGTAAGATGACACGGTCAAGATCGACTCGGACGATTCAGGATATCTGGCAGGGTTCGTCCCCGGATGGGTCCGATATGGTGGACGGGTGTATTGAGAAGCCGGTCACTGCAGGTTTATTCGACGGGAAGGAAAACGTGCCTCTGCCAAGTTTTGGCGGGAATTCAAGTACGCCAAGTATGGGTTTAGTGAAGATGGAGGTTGAGTCGTTAAATGAGATGATTCGTGGGACTGTTCATCCGATCAATTATAAACGAG GATCTCATCCAACCCATCGCTGGGGGCACTCGCTCACTCTCATCCATGATAACCAGGCGTTACTGATTGGTGGACAGGGGGACAAACAGCAAATGTGCAAAGACGCCGTCTGGTTATTTGATACCG ATTCTAAGAAATGGACGTCAGACACGCCTGCCTCGGAAGGCCAAAGACCCGAGCTTCGTATGGGACACTCGGCCACTTATGATCCAACTGTCCGATGTGTCTATATCTATGGTGGCTCGAAAAACAAGAAGTGGTTCAATGACGTTCACATGCTGGATCTCGATGAGTGGAAATGGCAACTTGTAAAG GCTTCAGGTAAAGCTCCGACCCGTGCCTACCACAGCTCCACTCTATTCCGCCACGAGATGTGGGTATTCGGTGGTATCTACCCGCGGCCGGACCCCCAACCTGATGCTTCCAGCGCCGAGATCAACATCTTTAGCCCTCTGGAGGAAAGTTGGTACACACCTATTGTGAATGGGACGAAACCTGCCCCAAGATCTGG TCATTCGGCGACGGTGATCGGTGACCAGCTGGTGATATTCGGTGGGTGGGACTTCCCTCTGTGTTTCAATGACCTGTACATCCTAGATATGAGCATCGTCGAATGGACGAAACCAGATTGCAATGGAACTCCTCCGTCACCGAGAAG TTGGCACTCAGCGACGCAGCTGACCGGTGACCGCATCCTCTTCCACGCTGGGTACAGCGGCGATATCGCTCTAGGTGACACATCCATGTTCAGACTGG ATACTAAGACATGGTTCACTATCATCTGTGATCAACCGATGTCTCCTCGCACCGGCCACACCGCACTCTGTCTGCCGTACAAAcatgaaaacaaaaagaaaGACAACGTCATCGTATTCGGAGGTGGTGACAACGAGGGCGGTTACTATGGCAACCTTGTCGAACTCTGTATCTCATTTGACGAGAACATTTCCAGTCCCAAACAATTGGATGTGACGATGACTTCGTTGAATGCCTCAGTGACTGCTGCTAACACGTCTCTGGTTTCGGTGAAATAG
- the LOC135499007 gene encoding RING finger protein B-like isoform X2, which yields MCPVPLPKCLVVFTQGNWAQYTEETVIDISFVEGATTLKRLGRLSSNNRCFHWEKDTETDEAIQTGTNRLKLQMELKGELLSRKKCKTASTTDINENENTQKNLEAASPKNVQSKLTKEEKKRKSIKMDTSPSTDVTMTTGDKKRKSLKSDTPSPKLTSEHKRKMSKSEQSSLENADEKKRKTSRSEMSPPELTPQKRKMTRSRSTRTIQDIWQGSSPDGSDMVDGCIEKPVTAGLFDGKENVPLPSFGGNSSTPSMGLVKMEVESLNEMIRGTVHPINYKRGSHPTHRWGHSLTLIHDNQALLIGGQGDKQQMCKDAVWLFDTDSKKWTSDTPASEGQRPELRMGHSATYDPTVRCVYIYGGSKNKKWFNDVHMLDLDEWKWQLVKASGKAPTRAYHSSTLFRHEMWVFGGIYPRPDPQPDASSAEINIFSPLEESWYTPIVNGTKPAPRSGHSATVIGDQLVIFGGWDFPLCFNDLYILDMSIVEWTKPDCNGTPPSPRSWHSATQLTGDRILFHAGYSGDIALGDTSMFRLDTKTWFTIICDQPMSPRTGHTALCLPYKHENKKKDNVIVFGGGDNEGGYYGNLVELCISFDENISSPKQLDVTMTSLNASVTAANTSLVSVK from the exons ATGTGTCCAGTGCCGCTGCCCAAATGTCTCGTGGTCTTCACCCAAGGAAACTGGGCTCAATACACGGAGGAGACAGTCATTGATATTAGCTTTGTGGAGGGGGCAACCACATTGAAGAGATTGGGCAGGCTGTCTTCAAACAATAG GTGTTTCCATTGGGAGAAAGACACCGAGACTGATGAAGCTATACAGACCGGGACAAATCGCCTCAAGTTACAAATGGAGCTAAAGGGGGAGCTGCTATCAAGGAAGAAATGTAAAACGGCCTCGACAACAGATATCAATGAGAATGAAAATACGCAGAAGAATTTAGAGGCTGCTTCTCCG AAAAATGTGCAATCAAAACTGACCAAGGAAGAGAAGAAGAGAAAGTCTATAAAGATGGACACATCGCCATCAACAGacgttaccatgacaacgggAGATAAAAAACGTAAATCCCTCAAATCAGATACGCCATCCCCAAAGCTTACGTCCGAACACAAACGCAAAATGTCTAAATCTGAACAGTCGTCGTTGGAAAATGCAGATGAGAAAAAGCGGAAAACTTCACGATCTGAAATGTCGCCACCGGAATTGACACCACAGAAGCGTAAGATGACACGGTCAAGATCGACTCGGACGATTCAGGATATCTGGCAGGGTTCGTCCCCGGATGGGTCCGATATGGTGGACGGGTGTATTGAGAAGCCGGTCACTGCAGGTTTATTCGACGGGAAGGAAAACGTGCCTCTGCCAAGTTTTGGCGGGAATTCAAGTACGCCAAGTATGGGTTTAGTGAAGATGGAGGTTGAGTCGTTAAATGAGATGATTCGTGGGACTGTTCATCCGATCAATTATAAACGAG GATCTCATCCAACCCATCGCTGGGGGCACTCGCTCACTCTCATCCATGATAACCAGGCGTTACTGATTGGTGGACAGGGGGACAAACAGCAAATGTGCAAAGACGCCGTCTGGTTATTTGATACCG ATTCTAAGAAATGGACGTCAGACACGCCTGCCTCGGAAGGCCAAAGACCCGAGCTTCGTATGGGACACTCGGCCACTTATGATCCAACTGTCCGATGTGTCTATATCTATGGTGGCTCGAAAAACAAGAAGTGGTTCAATGACGTTCACATGCTGGATCTCGATGAGTGGAAATGGCAACTTGTAAAG GCTTCAGGTAAAGCTCCGACCCGTGCCTACCACAGCTCCACTCTATTCCGCCACGAGATGTGGGTATTCGGTGGTATCTACCCGCGGCCGGACCCCCAACCTGATGCTTCCAGCGCCGAGATCAACATCTTTAGCCCTCTGGAGGAAAGTTGGTACACACCTATTGTGAATGGGACGAAACCTGCCCCAAGATCTGG TCATTCGGCGACGGTGATCGGTGACCAGCTGGTGATATTCGGTGGGTGGGACTTCCCTCTGTGTTTCAATGACCTGTACATCCTAGATATGAGCATCGTCGAATGGACGAAACCAGATTGCAATGGAACTCCTCCGTCACCGAGAAG TTGGCACTCAGCGACGCAGCTGACCGGTGACCGCATCCTCTTCCACGCTGGGTACAGCGGCGATATCGCTCTAGGTGACACATCCATGTTCAGACTGG ATACTAAGACATGGTTCACTATCATCTGTGATCAACCGATGTCTCCTCGCACCGGCCACACCGCACTCTGTCTGCCGTACAAAcatgaaaacaaaaagaaaGACAACGTCATCGTATTCGGAGGTGGTGACAACGAGGGCGGTTACTATGGCAACCTTGTCGAACTCTGTATCTCATTTGACGAGAACATTTCCAGTCCCAAACAATTGGATGTGACGATGACTTCGTTGAATGCCTCAGTGACTGCTGCTAACACGTCTCTGGTTTCGGTGAAATAG
- the LOC135499008 gene encoding uncharacterized protein LOC135499008 gives MGRGEDTVTVDTGFMLPNGVLKIFETIFNIVALTLTAIRWACSYRRRYSYEDREACASSHDFILATTIIFFLLTLILFLLFLFRAPVKCGGKRVWTIIDAVHNALAVLFYFVAFIMACVWAGRYDYMIALAVFCVINFICYLLSLVFASLELCGRRVG, from the exons ATGGGAAGAGGCGAAGATACGGTAACCGTGGATACGGGTTTTATGCTCCCGAATGGAGTTTTGAAGATCTTTGAGACG attttcaacaTCGTTGCCCTGACCCTAACAGCCATCCGTTGGGCCTGCTCCTACAGACGTCGCTACTCATACGAGGACCGCGAAGCGTGCGCCTCCAGTCACGATTTCATCCTAGCAACGACTATCATCTTCTTCCTATTAACGCTAATTCTCTTCTTGCTCTTCCTGTTCCGCGCTCCGGTAAAATGTGGCGGGAAAAGAGTGTGGACCATTATT gaTGCCGTCCATAACGCCCTCGCAGTCTTGTTTTATTTCGTAGCCTTTATAATGGCGTGCGTGTGGGCGGGGAGGTACGACTACATGATAGCATTAGCG GTTTTCTGTGTCATCAACTTCATCTGCTACCTCCTCAGCCTGGTCTTCGCTTCCTTGGAGTTGTGCGGACGTCGGGTCGGCTAG